One region of Nerophis lumbriciformis linkage group LG10, RoL_Nlum_v2.1, whole genome shotgun sequence genomic DNA includes:
- the aplnr2 gene encoding apelin receptor 2, with product MVVLRGEIEADMSDIMTSSSPALLFQCDYTDWSPSLSIIPSVYLAAFVVGCLGNGLVLWAYLDRAEGGLCRSQQGGAVSARRVLQKKCGRSRRFWSSASVPRPSRSLTDILIASLALADLCFLVTLPLWAAYTALGYHWTFGQGLCQLSSFLTALNMYASVFSLSMLSVERYWVLTGRRHSATPPAPAGGCPSRAVRVLGGMWALAGVLALPALLLRSVQEVELEPEEGSVVYSCQMDYSILIGSELGEEERDGAEMWWAAALSLKSTLIGFLLPLLVLLVCYCSLARLLSGHFGRGPRPDRRRQRRLLRVIVTLVMAFFLCWLPLHVNKTLALLLEFGLLPYSCTLDQILLAAHPYVTCVAYLNSCLNPLLYAACDPSFRKKCKATLVCGMSCRKDGRGNEARKGEGSVDLHMRTQEARTQEADMVTEGCEG from the coding sequence ATGGTTGTGCTGAGAGGTGAAATAGAGGCCGACATGTCAGACATCATGACCTCTTCTTCACCTGCTCTCCTCTTCCAATGTGATTACACCGACTGGTCTCCCTCCTTGTCCATCATCCCGTCCGTCTACCTGGCAGCCTTTGTGGTGGGTTGCCTGGGCAACGGGCTGGTGCTCTGGGCCTACCTGGACCGAGCCGAGGGCGGGCTGTGTCGCAGCCAGCAGGGCGGCGCTGTATCAGCACGGCGTGTCCTACAGAAGAAGTGCGGAAGGAGCCGCAGATTCTGGTCCAGCGCCTCCGTGCCACGCCCGTCCCGTTCTCTAACGGACATCCTTATAGCTAGCTTAGCGTTAGCTGACCTCTGCTTCCTGGTGACCCTGCCCCTGTGGGCGGCGTACACGGCTCTCGGCTACCATTGGACGTTCGGGCAAGGCCTCTGCCAGCTGAGCAGCTTCCTCACCGCCCTCAACATGTACGCCAGTGTGTTTAGTCTGAGCATGCTCAGTGTGGAGCGCTACTGGGTCCTGACGGGACGCCGGCACTCTGCCACCCCACCGGCCCCTGCAGGGGGATGTCCCAGTCGGGCAGTGCGGGTGCTCGGGGGGATGTGGGCGCTGGCGGGGGTGCTGGCGCTTCCCGCTTTGCTTTTGCGGTCCGTCCAGGAGGTGGAGCTGGAACCTGAGGAAGGTTCTGTGGTGTACTCGTGCCAGATGGACTACTCCATACTGATTGGCTCAGAGCTGGGCGAGGAGGAAAGGGATGGAGCCGAAATGTGGTGGGCGGCGGCGCTGAGCCTCAAGTCCACGCTCATCGGCTTCCTGCTCCCTCTCCTGGTCTTACTGGTGTGCTACTGCTCGCTGGCCCGCCTCCTTAGTGGACACTTCGGACGGGGGCCTCGACCTGACCGCCGGCGCCAGCGCAGACTCCTCCGGGTCATCGTTACTCTGGTGATGGCCTTCTTCCTCTGCTGGCTGCCCCTGCATGTCAACAAGACATTAGCCCTGCTGCTGGAGTTTGGACTGCTCCCATACTCCTGCACCTTAGACCAGATCCTCCTGGCGGCTCACCCCTACGTCACCTGTGTTGCCTACCTCAACTCATGCCTCAACCCGCTCCTCTACGCCGCATGTGACCCCTCATTCCGCAAGAAATGCAAGGCCACTCTTGTGTGCGGGATGAGCTGCAGGAAGGACGGGAGGGGAAATGAGGCAAGGAAGGGGGAAGGCAGCGTGGACTTGCATATGAGGACACAGGAGGCTAGGACACAGGAGGCTGACATGGTCACTGAGGGGTGCGAGGGCTAG